In the genome of Nonomuraea sp. NBC_00507, the window TCCATGCCCGCCGCGATCGCGCGCAGGTCACCGAGCAGCGCCTCGCGGAACTCCTCGTCGAGACGGGCCTTGAGCACGGTGACGCTGATCGCGAACGGTGCCGAGTCCGTGCGGAACCCGCTGACCGGCACCGCGAGGCAGACAATGCCCGCGGTGGTCTCCTCGTCGTCGATCGCGTAGCCGCGCCTGCGGGTCGCCTCCAGGTCCGCCAGCAGCGCGGGCACGGAGGTGATCGACCGCTCGCTCAGCGCGACCAGGGGGCGAGTGCGAAGCCGGTCCTCGGCCACCGCCCGGTCCAGGGTCGACAGGATGGCCTTCCCCGTCGCCGTGCAGTTGGCGGGGAAGCGGTCGCCGATGTTGGCCGTCAGCCGCAGCGGCTGCGTGCCGTCATATCGGCCCAGGTAGAGCACGTCCATGCCGTCCAGCACGGCGACCCGCGCGGTCTCCCTGGAGATGTGCCCGCTGCGCCGGCACAGCTCGTAGAAGTCGCGCAACTGGTCGACGGTGGCGAGGTAGCGGCCGCCGAGCTCGACGAGTTTG includes:
- a CDS encoding IclR family transcriptional regulator, whose product is MSASDPGSLVPAITRAVAILDTLGEAEGRPLSVSEIARALGLPKSSTANLCASLEAAGMVARIGQGFGLGRKLVELGGRYLATVDQLRDFYELCRRSGHISRETARVAVLDGMDVLYLGRYDGTQPLRLTANIGDRFPANCTATGKAILSTLDRAVAEDRLRTRPLVALSERSITSVPALLADLEATRRRGYAIDDEETTAGIVCLAVPVSGFRTDSAPFAISVTVLKARLDEEFREALLGDLRAIAAGMENPLLPKGGADGGG